The region CGGGAACTATAGGAACTGTTGTGGGACTTATCCCTATACTGATCTACTGGACGAAAGGTGGATCATATATGCTTATAAATCAGATATTTATCACACTCGCTGTGTTTTTTGTGGGAATATGGGCTTCTACAGTCGTTGTTGAGACATTCAAAGAGAAAGATCCGGATTATGTTGTTATAGATGAGATTGCAGGATATATGGTGGCTATGATCGGTATAGAACCTACATGGCAGAATCTTCTGATAGCTTTTATTCTTTTTAGATTTTTTGATATTTTGAAACCACCTCCTATCAGATTTTTTGAGAGACTTCCTTCAGGGCTTGGTGTTATGGCTGATGATATTATAGCTGGACTTTATGTCCTTGGGATAATGCATCTGCTCACAAGGTTTGTTCTCTAAAACTGTAAATACATACCTGTTAAGAGTATGTATATAAATACATAAAGAAATGATGATACTGAGAGGGCTTTTATAAAAGATAAAAAGATTCCCTCTTTAAAAACCCATTTAAAGTAAATGGAAAGGCTGAAGGTCTGGAGAAAAAGAGCTGTCAATATTTTTAA is a window of Persephonella marina EX-H1 DNA encoding:
- a CDS encoding phosphatidylglycerophosphatase A family protein; its protein translation is MKEKDIVTEENMPEESFKVMVAYMLSTGLYAGKIPVAPGTIGTVVGLIPILIYWTKGGSYMLINQIFITLAVFFVGIWASTVVVETFKEKDPDYVVIDEIAGYMVAMIGIEPTWQNLLIAFILFRFFDILKPPPIRFFERLPSGLGVMADDIIAGLYVLGIMHLLTRFVL